The following proteins are co-located in the candidate division KSB1 bacterium genome:
- a CDS encoding methionine/alanine import family NSS transporter small subunit, whose translation MSTPAIIMMVIILTVVWGGFIFAVITAIKKEKSKTGG comes from the coding sequence ATGTCAACTCCTGCTATAATAATGATGGTTATTATTTTAACCGTAGTTTGGGGGGGATTTATTTTTGCTGTTATAACAGCGATTAAGAAAGAAAAATCCAAAACCGG